The following coding sequences are from one bacterium window:
- a CDS encoding aspartate aminotransferase family protein, which yields MGKEFELIPKKVKKIETEFRRIVTDIPVPESIPVLEKLRKYEPRSMSGQPPIVWDRAKGINVFDKYGNMWLDFSSGVLVANAGHGNDFVLDEIKKQIEKPLLHNYCFPSEIRAELVEKIASLSPEPLKKVFLLTTGAESVECAIKLSRTYGKKKNKKVIISFEGAFHGRTLGAQMIGGIPNLKEWIVNPDHDIIQVPFPGDPRCKDKSFDLFLRTLKEKGVEEKDVCAVISETYQGGNASFMPVEYAKNLREWCDKNEVLLIFDEIQAGFGRTGTFWGFQHYGVIPDMFILGKGISSSLPISAVVGKKEIMDQYEPGTMTSTHTGNPLCCAAAFGSIKYIEKYKLWENAEKMGKIFERELLKLKKYDCVGFICGKGLVWGLHIVKAKTEEPEPDIAFKIVEKCFEKGLLFFAPVGFKGATIKVNPPLIINEKAVLEGCEVIEDAIMEVFGG from the coding sequence GTGGGAAAAGAATTTGAATTAATTCCTAAAAAGGTAAAAAAAATTGAAACAGAATTCAGGAGAATTGTTACAGATATACCTGTTCCTGAATCAATACCTGTTCTTGAAAAATTGAGAAAGTATGAACCCCGTTCAATGTCAGGTCAACCACCAATAGTATGGGATAGGGCAAAGGGTATAAATGTGTTTGATAAGTATGGAAATATGTGGCTGGATTTTTCTTCTGGCGTTCTTGTTGCAAATGCAGGTCATGGGAATGATTTTGTTCTTGATGAGATAAAAAAACAGATTGAAAAACCACTTTTACATAATTACTGTTTTCCTTCTGAAATAAGAGCAGAACTTGTTGAAAAAATTGCTTCTCTTTCTCCCGAACCTTTAAAAAAGGTTTTTCTTCTTACAACAGGTGCTGAAAGTGTTGAATGTGCGATAAAACTTTCAAGAACTTATGGAAAAAAGAAAAATAAAAAAGTTATAATCTCCTTTGAAGGTGCTTTTCATGGAAGAACACTCGGAGCTCAGATGATAGGAGGAATACCAAATCTAAAAGAATGGATTGTTAATCCTGACCATGATATTATACAGGTTCCTTTTCCAGGAGACCCGAGATGTAAGGATAAAAGTTTTGATTTATTTTTAAGGACATTAAAGGAAAAAGGAGTGGAAGAAAAAGATGTTTGTGCTGTTATAAGTGAAACATATCAGGGTGGAAATGCATCTTTTATGCCTGTTGAATATGCTAAAAATTTAAGGGAATGGTGTGATAAAAATGAAGTTCTTTTAATATTTGATGAAATACAGGCAGGTTTTGGAAGGACAGGGACTTTCTGGGGATTTCAGCATTATGGTGTAATTCCTGATATGTTTATTCTTGGAAAGGGGATTTCAAGTTCTCTTCCAATATCTGCGGTTGTTGGAAAAAAAGAAATTATGGACCAGTATGAACCGGGGACAATGACAAGTACCCATACAGGAAATCCTTTGTGCTGTGCTGCTGCTTTTGGAAGTATTAAATATATAGAAAAATATAAATTGTGGGAGAATGCCGAAAAAATGGGGAAAATTTTTGAAAGAGAACTTTTAAAATTGAAAAAATATGATTGCGTTGGTTTTATCTGTGGAAAAGGGCTTGTATGGGGATTACATATAGTAAAGGCAAAAACCGAAGAACCAGAACCTGATATTGCATTTAAAATCGTTGAAAAATGTTTTGAAAAAGGTTTGTTATTTTTTGCTCCAGTTGGTTTTAAGGGTGCGACTATAAAAGTAAATCCACCTCTTATTATAAATGAAAAAGCGGTTTTAGAAGGATGTGAAGTTATTGAAGATGCAATAATGGAGGTTTTTGGTGGTTGA
- a CDS encoding metallophosphoesterase family protein, whose protein sequence is MKIGIISDIHSNLEAFQSTINFYEKNKVDKIIICGDIIGYGPDPNECIDLAEKNAEVILKGNHEEGIIKNDFSKFKKFAKITLEWTIKEIKEKIEKILKWKEKEEFGDLLFFHASITDNYYKYLFKITDTEEEFEKLNRKICFIGHTHIPVVFRKDMNTGKIEKILTDFSGRIELDIEENFKYIINTGSVGFPRDGFPFACVSVYDTDRKNFKLYRIEYEIEKTIKKILEKGLPSKICNYLKGF, encoded by the coding sequence ATGAAAATTGGAATAATCAGTGATATACATTCAAACCTTGAAGCATTTCAATCCACCATTAACTTTTATGAAAAAAATAAAGTTGATAAAATTATTATCTGTGGAGATATTATTGGATATGGTCCTGACCCGAATGAATGTATAGATTTAGCAGAAAAAAATGCAGAAGTTATATTAAAAGGAAATCATGAAGAAGGAATTATAAAAAATGATTTTTCAAAATTTAAAAAATTTGCAAAAATTACACTTGAATGGACAATTAAAGAAATTAAAGAAAAAATAGAAAAAATTTTAAAGTGGAAAGAAAAAGAAGAATTTGGTGATTTACTTTTTTTTCATGCTTCTATAACTGATAATTACTACAAATATCTTTTTAAAATAACAGATACAGAAGAAGAATTTGAAAAACTTAATAGAAAAATATGTTTCATAGGACATACTCATATTCCAGTAGTTTTCAGAAAAGATATGAATACAGGGAAAATTGAAAAAATTTTAACTGATTTTTCTGGAAGGATTGAACTTGATATAGAAGAAAATTTTAAATACATAATAAATACAGGAAGTGTTGGTTTTCCAAGAGATGGTTTCCCATTTGCTTGTGTTTCTGTTTATGATACTGATAGAAAAAATTTTAAACTTTACAGAATTGAATATGAAATTGAAAAAACTATTAAAAAAATATTGGAAAAAGGATTGCCCTCAAAAATCTGTAATTATTTAAAAGGTTTCTGA
- the mnhG gene encoding monovalent cation/H(+) antiporter subunit G, whose translation MREIISLIFMFIGGLFNLFGCIGLVRFPDIYNRLQASTKCVTLGTCMILLGVIVSGPLDISLKGFLCAIFILITGPTAAHALSNASIKAGIKLWEKSVVNKMEEKE comes from the coding sequence ATGAGAGAAATTATAAGTTTAATTTTTATGTTTATAGGAGGGTTATTTAATCTTTTTGGTTGCATAGGACTTGTTCGTTTTCCTGATATTTATAATAGATTACAAGCATCAACAAAATGTGTAACTCTTGGAACATGTATGATTTTACTTGGTGTTATTGTAAGTGGTCCTTTAGATATTTCTTTAAAAGGATTTTTGTGTGCTATCTTTATTTTAATAACTGGACCAACTGCTGCTCATGCTTTATCAAATGCTAGTATAAAGGCAGGAATAAAATTATGGGAGAAAAGTGTTGTGAATAAAATGGAGGAAAAGGAATGA
- a CDS encoding Na+/H+ antiporter subunit E yields the protein MKKGILGILLFIAWIFLTWPFKYGIDWQVILAGILISILVGMIFGEGFTESPHKFFDIKRYLWAIGYIPVLIFWCIVANFDVAYRVLHPNLPIRPGIVKVKTRLKNKSALTLLANSITLTPGTMSVEIDPDGFLYIHWINVKTDDIEKATEIIVRKFEKIIERIFE from the coding sequence ATGAAAAAGGGTATATTAGGAATTTTACTTTTTATTGCATGGATATTTTTAACATGGCCTTTTAAATATGGGATTGATTGGCAGGTTATTTTAGCAGGAATTTTAATCTCTATTTTGGTTGGTATGATTTTTGGAGAGGGATTTACTGAAAGTCCACATAAGTTCTTTGATATAAAAAGGTATTTATGGGCAATTGGTTATATTCCTGTTTTAATATTCTGGTGTATTGTTGCAAATTTTGATGTTGCTTATAGGGTTCTACATCCAAATTTACCAATAAGACCAGGAATTGTTAAAGTAAAAACAAGATTGAAAAATAAAAGTGCTTTAACACTTCTTGCAAATTCAATAACTTTAACACCAGGAACGATGAGTGTTGAAATTGACCCTGATGGTTTTTTATATATTCACTGGATAAATGTAAAAACAGATGATATTGAAAAGGCAACTGAAATTATTGTAAGAAAATTTGAAAAAATAATAGAAAGGATATTTGAATGA
- a CDS encoding flavoprotein: MAEKLKRKNIVVGVTGSIAIYKSCEVVRNLIKNNWSVKVVMTENAKKFVSPLTFETLSRNPVYSDMFEKKTYEEDHIALADFASIILVCPATANIIGKVSSGICDDLLTATIFAFSGPVIFAPAMNENMWLNSIVQENVKKLKKHGYYFVEPEEGELASGKTGKGRLAKIEKIIDFVEKVYNKH, translated from the coding sequence ATGGCTGAAAAATTGAAAAGAAAAAATATAGTTGTTGGAGTGACGGGTTCTATCGCGATATATAAAAGTTGTGAGGTTGTGAGAAATTTAATAAAAAATAACTGGTCTGTTAAAGTAGTAATGACTGAAAATGCAAAAAAATTTGTTAGTCCTTTGACTTTTGAGACACTATCAAGAAATCCTGTTTATTCTGATATGTTTGAAAAAAAGACTTATGAGGAAGACCATATTGCCCTTGCTGATTTTGCTTCAATAATTCTAGTATGTCCCGCTACTGCAAATATAATTGGAAAAGTATCTTCAGGAATATGTGATGACCTTTTAACTGCTACAATTTTTGCTTTTAGTGGACCTGTTATTTTTGCTCCTGCAATGAATGAAAATATGTGGTTGAATTCAATAGTACAGGAAAATGTTAAAAAATTGAAAAAGCATGGATATTATTTTGTAGAACCGGAAGAGGGTGAACTTGCAAGTGGAAAAACTGGAAAGGGTCGGCTTGCAAAAATAGAAAAAATAATAGATTTTGTTGAGAAAGTATATAATAAGCATTAA
- a CDS encoding 4Fe-4S binding protein: MKKPKIRELKEAITSLISKPYTTEFPYKEHKPFPRFRGKPKYNEEKCVGCGGCYQVCPSKAIDMIDDIENKKRILIHNPDRCIFCGECERNCITKEGIKLTNQFDVSYLKDVNEVQNKIEHDLVICVTCGEIIGTEKHIRHIYSKLGNLAFSQPVIITELIKKLKIPTEYEEKFVPPINRQDVLKVVCPRCRRIAFIKDEVKGPVKK; the protein is encoded by the coding sequence ATGAAAAAACCAAAAATAAGGGAATTAAAAGAGGCAATAACAAGTTTAATTTCAAAGCCATATACAACAGAATTTCCATACAAAGAGCATAAACCATTTCCAAGATTTAGGGGAAAACCAAAATATAATGAGGAAAAATGTGTTGGATGTGGAGGTTGCTATCAAGTATGTCCTTCAAAAGCAATTGATATGATAGATGATATTGAAAATAAAAAAAGAATTTTAATTCATAATCCTGATAGATGTATTTTCTGTGGAGAATGTGAGAGAAATTGTATAACAAAGGAAGGTATAAAACTTACAAATCAATTTGATGTTTCATATTTAAAAGATGTAAATGAGGTTCAGAATAAAATTGAGCATGATTTAGTCATCTGTGTCACCTGTGGAGAAATTATAGGAACTGAAAAACATATAAGGCATATTTACAGTAAACTTGGTAATCTTGCATTCAGCCAGCCAGTCATAATAACAGAGTTGATTAAAAAGTTAAAAATACCAACTGAATATGAAGAAAAATTTGTACCTCCTATAAATAGACAGGATGTTTTAAAAGTAGTTTGTCCGAGATGTAGAAGAATTGCCTTTATAAAAGATGAAGTAAAAGGCCCTGTCAAAAAGTAA
- a CDS encoding cation:proton antiporter, protein MITLLITLLLFCCFMCLYRISRGPTPADRVVGIDILGIIVVNFCAIVSFMTKIDFYMNIALSWALLSFIGTLAVSKFLSGKGFDE, encoded by the coding sequence ATGATTACTCTTTTGATTACTTTGCTTTTATTCTGTTGTTTTATGTGTCTTTATAGAATCTCAAGGGGTCCAACTCCTGCTGATAGGGTTGTTGGAATTGATATTCTTGGTATAATTGTTGTAAACTTCTGCGCAATAGTTTCATTTATGACAAAGATTGATTTTTATATGAATATTGCTTTATCATGGGCTTTATTGAGTTTTATAGGAACACTTGCTGTAAGTAAATTTTTAAGTGGTAAAGGATTTGATGAGTGA
- a CDS encoding serine/threonine-protein kinase, giving the protein MEEYRLKLKGEIIEDYKIEEMIWHGGTSNIYKGVSLNSNFHKIVAIKVLHPHRNFSHQIKSFEKEFKILKKLSHPNILKVYKFGKIDKLYYIIMEYIDGMSLKIMLNEKAEVSPNTLLKILIKVGETIEYIHSKKIVHNDIKPENILISKNFLDLKLIDFGYAEKLSFFRKRVNYTGGTEKYIAPERKNGIIDFKSDIYSYGVMLEEILSGYDLIEEIYPVILSAKSENPEKRPHLKDIIKKLKAIYENWNNQ; this is encoded by the coding sequence ATGGAAGAATACAGATTAAAATTAAAAGGAGAAATTATAGAAGATTATAAAATAGAAGAAATGATATGGCACGGAGGAACATCAAATATTTATAAAGGAGTATCTCTGAATTCAAATTTTCACAAAATCGTTGCAATTAAAGTCCTCCATCCTCACAGAAATTTCTCACATCAAATAAAATCCTTTGAAAAGGAATTCAAAATTTTAAAAAAACTCTCACATCCAAATATTTTAAAAGTTTACAAATTTGGTAAAATTGATAAACTATATTATATAATTATGGAATACATTGATGGAATGAGTTTAAAAATCATGTTAAATGAAAAAGCAGAAGTTTCCCCTAACACACTTTTAAAAATATTAATAAAAGTCGGAGAAACGATTGAATATATACACTCAAAAAAGATTGTTCACAATGATATAAAACCAGAAAATATTCTTATCAGTAAAAACTTCCTTGATTTAAAACTTATTGATTTTGGTTATGCAGAAAAACTATCATTTTTCAGAAAAAGAGTTAACTATACAGGAGGGACTGAAAAATATATTGCTCCTGAAAGAAAAAATGGTATTATTGATTTTAAAAGCGATATTTATTCTTATGGAGTAATGCTGGAAGAAATTTTATCCGGTTATGATTTAATTGAAGAAATTTATCCGGTTATACTCTCAGCAAAATCTGAAAATCCTGAAAAAAGACCTCATTTAAAAGACATAATAAAAAAATTAAAGGCAATTTATGAAAATTGGAATAATCAGTGA